A stretch of Terriglobia bacterium DNA encodes these proteins:
- the cyoE gene encoding heme o synthase — translation MSTATPPIREAVTHDRLPHPDRSRFWSDRVGAFLRDYSELIKLRVTSLIVLSAWAGAYFAAPRAGVARLSWPVLHALIGISLIAAGSAALNEVFEHDVDALMLRTAHRPLPAKRMGLVHASMVSGILVFGGALYLALYCNLLTGCLALATAIVYLAAYTPLKRISPVCTFVGAFPGAMPPLLGWTAVRGRIELEGLILFAIVFFWQFPHFYSIAWLYREDYQRANIRMLPVVEATGKATSREIVLYSIALLPASFAPTLLHMSGNIYLFGAAVMGMIFFYVGVRLAAFKQPLTSGHSKRRARQLLLATVFYLPLLFALMMLNAQ, via the coding sequence ATGAGCACCGCCACACCTCCCATCCGCGAAGCGGTGACGCACGATCGGTTGCCCCACCCTGATCGTTCCCGGTTTTGGAGCGATAGGGTGGGGGCGTTCCTTAGGGACTATTCCGAGCTCATCAAGCTCCGCGTCACCAGCCTGATCGTACTCAGCGCCTGGGCCGGCGCCTATTTTGCCGCCCCGCGCGCCGGTGTCGCACGGCTCTCCTGGCCGGTGCTGCACGCGCTCATCGGCATCTCTCTGATCGCCGCCGGAAGTGCCGCGCTGAACGAGGTCTTCGAGCACGACGTTGACGCCCTCATGCTTCGCACCGCCCATCGCCCTCTGCCCGCAAAACGAATGGGGCTGGTCCACGCTTCCATGGTGTCGGGGATTCTCGTCTTCGGCGGCGCGCTCTACCTGGCGCTCTACTGCAACCTGCTGACCGGATGCCTGGCGCTCGCCACTGCCATCGTCTATCTTGCCGCCTACACCCCGCTGAAACGCATTTCGCCCGTCTGCACCTTTGTCGGTGCCTTTCCCGGCGCCATGCCGCCACTGTTGGGCTGGACGGCGGTTCGCGGTCGCATCGAACTCGAAGGCCTCATCCTTTTCGCCATCGTCTTCTTCTGGCAGTTCCCGCACTTCTATTCCATCGCCTGGCTCTACCGCGAGGACTACCAGCGCGCCAACATCCGCATGCTGCCCGTGGTTGAAGCTACCGGCAAAGCGACCTCGCGCGAGATCGTGCTCTACTCCATCGCGCTGCTGCCCGCCAGCTTCGCGCCCACGCTGCTGCACATGTCCGGCAACATCTATCTGTTTGGCGCGGCTGTCATGGGCATGATCTTCTTCTATGTCGGCGTCCGCCTCGCTGCGTTCAAGCAGCCGCTGACCTCGGGCCACTCCAAGCGCCGCGCCCGCCAGCTTCTGCTCGCCACCGTCTTCTACCTGCCGCTGCTCTTCGCGTTGATGATGCTGAACGCGCAATAA